A genomic window from Parvularcula sp. LCG005 includes:
- a CDS encoding D-alanyl-D-alanine carboxypeptidase family protein: protein MTLFFALVQRWITRACIVAVSGLAAWGTAVAQQPFSTKAPHAVIMDEATGNILYAKDADIPIPPASMSKLMTVAVVLDLIEKGELTLDTPFMVSEKAWRTGGSKMFVLVDTEISVEDLLRGAMAVSGNDATIVLAENIAGSEAEFANLMNERAKAWGLKSSHFVNPTGEAGEGQVMSTLDLARLARLIWRRYPDYHYLFSINEFTWSKITQRNRNPLLATFAGADGMKTGYTDEAGYGLVGTAERDGARRFIVLAGMESEQERAREADRMMGLAFTEFAKRTFFNPGDLVGEAEVFGGRAPAVPLRIDVPITFTLHKRILDGAEAKIVYEGPLTAPLRANERVAVLQLSMPDHQTREYPLYTAEPVRGLSAMAKIKLGLEILFTPPSEIDQL, encoded by the coding sequence CCCCGCACGCGGTCATCATGGATGAAGCCACGGGCAACATCCTCTACGCCAAGGATGCCGACATCCCCATACCGCCAGCCTCCATGAGCAAGCTGATGACCGTGGCGGTTGTTCTTGACCTGATCGAGAAGGGGGAGCTGACCCTCGACACGCCGTTCATGGTATCGGAAAAAGCCTGGCGGACGGGCGGCTCCAAGATGTTCGTGCTGGTCGACACTGAGATCAGTGTTGAAGACCTGCTGCGCGGGGCCATGGCCGTAAGCGGCAATGACGCGACAATCGTCCTTGCCGAGAATATCGCCGGGTCAGAGGCTGAATTCGCCAATCTGATGAATGAGCGGGCCAAGGCCTGGGGGCTTAAGAGCTCTCATTTCGTCAATCCGACAGGCGAAGCGGGTGAAGGGCAGGTGATGAGTACGCTGGATCTTGCGCGTCTCGCCCGGCTGATCTGGCGGCGCTATCCCGACTATCACTATCTGTTCAGCATCAACGAATTCACCTGGTCCAAGATTACGCAGCGCAACCGAAACCCCCTGCTCGCCACCTTCGCTGGTGCCGACGGGATGAAAACCGGGTACACGGACGAGGCGGGCTACGGTCTTGTCGGCACAGCAGAACGCGATGGCGCCCGACGCTTCATCGTCCTCGCCGGCATGGAGTCCGAACAGGAACGCGCCCGCGAAGCCGACCGCATGATGGGGCTGGCCTTCACCGAATTTGCAAAGCGTACCTTCTTTAACCCCGGCGATCTGGTGGGCGAGGCCGAGGTGTTTGGCGGCCGGGCACCGGCGGTACCGCTGCGCATAGACGTGCCGATCACCTTCACGCTGCACAAGCGTATACTGGACGGTGCTGAGGCCAAGATCGTTTATGAGGGTCCTCTGACAGCGCCCCTGCGGGCAAATGAACGCGTCGCCGTCTTGCAACTCTCCATGCCTGACCATCAGACACGCGAATATCCGCTGTACACCGCAGAGCCGGTACGGGGATTAAGCGCCATGGCCAAGATCAAGCTGGGTCTGGAAATTCTGTTCACACCGCCCAGTGAAATTGACCAGCTATGA
- the tmk gene encoding dTMP kinase has protein sequence MTGLFISFEGPEGAGKSTQISILAAHLRAAGHDVVLTREPGGTSAGESLRSVLLDPDQDWSPLAEALLMNAARDAHMRQVIVPALEAGQTVLCDRFCHSTRAYQGGGGDVDLALLKSIEKAVCTRMPDLILLFDLSPEEGLARAAARGRADRFEAKGPDYHSRVAAAFRAMADEPNCHLIDAAGTVDTVSARIRDAVDPVIGTAP, from the coding sequence ATGACGGGTCTGTTCATCAGTTTTGAAGGCCCCGAAGGCGCGGGCAAGTCCACGCAGATCAGCATTCTTGCAGCGCATTTGCGGGCCGCCGGCCATGATGTCGTCCTCACCCGCGAACCAGGCGGCACATCGGCGGGTGAAAGCCTGCGCTCAGTGCTCCTCGATCCCGATCAGGACTGGTCGCCGCTCGCGGAGGCGCTCCTGATGAATGCCGCGCGGGACGCGCATATGCGGCAGGTGATTGTGCCCGCCCTGGAGGCAGGTCAGACTGTGCTGTGCGACCGCTTCTGTCATTCAACCCGTGCCTATCAGGGCGGCGGCGGTGATGTGGACCTGGCACTCCTGAAGTCGATCGAAAAAGCCGTCTGTACGCGGATGCCCGACCTCATCCTTCTATTTGACCTGTCGCCGGAAGAGGGCCTGGCCCGGGCCGCGGCCCGCGGGCGCGCCGACCGGTTCGAAGCCAAAGGCCCAGACTATCACAGCCGCGTTGCCGCAGCATTCCGCGCCATGGCTGATGAACCGAATTGCCATTTGATTGATGCAGCGGGGACAGTGGACACGGTGTCCGCGCGCATCCGCGACGCCGTCGATCCGGTGATTGGCACGGCGCCATGA
- a CDS encoding AAA family ATPase: MSDNELNTDDPRFSADALISPSVRQRLESANRAGALVGGWLLAGPRQIGKATLAYAIAQWVIGQTDHLGATNPQVAPLIHNGSHPDLFVVERQAHEKTGRMRSEIVVDDIRGVINGLHRTSTTGHRVVIVDTADDLNRQAANALLKMLEEPPQGTLLLLLSSAPGRLLPTIKSRCRKLSLAPLKDEELLPFLEKNRGLRGQEAADIVRLAGGRPGRALDLASGEGAEARKLVQGFWSALSPRGDLIAAATAMASKTADELWPEVRQLILDDIGDAIVCRGRGETPLRTELAEADVPALLDLHENLTALTRRADALNSDRTQTALMMGLKTREAARGSHAGR; encoded by the coding sequence ATGAGCGATAATGAGCTCAACACGGATGATCCGCGTTTTTCGGCCGACGCCCTGATCTCACCTTCCGTCCGCCAGCGGCTCGAAAGCGCAAACCGGGCTGGCGCGCTGGTTGGGGGGTGGTTGCTGGCGGGTCCGAGGCAAATCGGCAAGGCCACCTTGGCCTACGCCATTGCGCAATGGGTGATTGGTCAGACCGACCATCTCGGTGCCACCAATCCTCAAGTTGCGCCCCTGATCCACAATGGCAGCCATCCCGATCTGTTTGTGGTTGAACGCCAGGCCCACGAAAAGACGGGGCGGATGCGCAGTGAAATCGTCGTTGACGACATTCGGGGTGTCATCAACGGCCTGCACCGCACATCAACGACGGGCCATCGCGTCGTGATTGTCGACACGGCAGACGACCTGAACCGGCAGGCGGCCAATGCCCTTTTGAAAATGCTTGAGGAGCCGCCACAGGGGACGCTTCTGCTTCTCCTCTCATCGGCACCGGGTCGGCTCCTGCCCACCATCAAGTCCCGCTGCCGAAAGCTCTCTCTGGCGCCGCTGAAAGATGAGGAACTGCTGCCATTCCTCGAGAAAAATCGTGGCCTGCGGGGCCAGGAGGCAGCGGATATCGTTCGGTTAGCTGGGGGGCGGCCAGGACGGGCGCTTGACCTCGCATCGGGGGAGGGGGCGGAAGCCCGAAAGCTGGTGCAAGGCTTCTGGTCAGCGCTGTCGCCGCGCGGCGACCTGATTGCCGCCGCGACGGCGATGGCCTCAAAGACCGCCGATGAGCTTTGGCCGGAAGTGCGTCAATTGATACTCGATGACATCGGCGACGCGATCGTCTGTCGCGGACGAGGGGAAACACCCTTGCGTACGGAGCTGGCTGAAGCCGATGTGCCGGCCTTGCTCGATCTGCATGAAAACCTGACCGCCTTGACTCGGCGCGCCGATGCGCTGAACAGCGACCGCACGCAGACAGCCCTGATGATGGGGCTGAAAACGCGAGAAGCCGCAAGAGGGTCTCATGCTGGTCGATAG